The following is a genomic window from Chloracidobacterium sp..
AGACAGAGGCAGCAACCACCGCATTCGTCGTCGATCGCCCGACACCAACGGTACCGCCGGTTGTATTCAGACCCTTGTAGCAGCTAACAAGCCCGATTATCAGCCCAAAGACCAAAGGCTTTATAACACCGCCGAGAAGGTCGGTAAATGATACACCCGCACGGACCGACGAGCTATAAACCGCCATATCAAGATTGTAAAGATACTTTGCTATCAAACCGCCGCCGATCAGTCCGGCAAGGTCCGCCGCAACGGTCAAGAGCGGCAGCATCACGATCAAGGCGGTAATGCGCGGCGTCACAAGTTTTCTTGCAGGTGATGTGCCGAGCGCCCGCATTGCATCGATCTGTTGGGATACGACCATTGAGCCTAATTCCGCCGAGATCGCACTGCCCACGCGGCCGGCGACCATCAATGCGGTCAGTACCGGCCCAAGTTCGCGAATAAGCGAAGTGGCGACACCCTGGCCGGCATTATTTTGTGCACCGTAATAAACCAACGTCGGATATGCCTGGAGAATGAGGACACCGCCGGTAAAAAACCCTGTCAAAAGCACTATGCCTGCCGAACCGACACCGATCAGATCCATTTGCCGTATGATCTCTTGGGCGTAGCGAGGCTGTTTCCCAAGCCCTTTAATCGCACGCCACAAGAGATTGGCTGCACCTTGAAGCTCTAACAGGAACTTTTTGAACAGATTCATCGCGGCAGGACTAAAGTCGTTTCGCAACAATGGTATAACGAATGAACGTCCATAGCAAAAAGGCCTTTCCCAAAAAGCGAAAGGCCGGGTACGGAGGGTTGCTGTCTGCCGTTAGTTCGTTCGCGGATGCTGCATCGGCGGAGCCTCACGGCTGTCTGTGCCGCCGGGACGGCCGGGAGCCATTCGGTTTTTGGGCATCCTTGGCCGGGCGGCGGGCCGGCGCATTCCTTCGAATTGCTTTCTCAGATCACGAAAACGTATAAGCTGCTCAGGCGTCAATATCTTACGAATCGAAACCTCAGAGATGTTCCGGATTCGGGCGACCTCGGCCTGCGCTTCCTGCGTTTCCTTCAGCTTCTGCTGCACATCCGGTTCATTAAGGGTGTCAGCATAGATCGCTTCGTCGAGACTCTTCGTTGCTTCGCGAAGACGATGCTGCGCCGCCTGAAGCACAGGCTTCTGCTTTGCATAAAGAGCCTTGACATCCGCCCATTGCTCGGCCGTTAGTCCTAGGTGCATCAAAAAGCTGCCCCGCTCAGGGTTGCCTTTCGACATCGGCGGAGCCGGTGCTTTTTGCGGAGGAGCATCCTGAGCATTGGCGGCCGCTGCAAATGTAAAAACTATCACCGAC
Proteins encoded in this region:
- a CDS encoding ABC transporter permease, encoding MNLFKKFLLELQGAANLLWRAIKGLGKQPRYAQEIIRQMDLIGVGSAGIVLLTGFFTGGVLILQAYPTLVYYGAQNNAGQGVATSLIRELGPVLTALMVAGRVGSAISAELGSMVVSQQIDAMRALGTSPARKLVTPRITALIVMLPLLTVAADLAGLIGGGLIAKYLYNLDMAVYSSSVRAGVSFTDLLGGVIKPLVFGLIIGLVSCYKGLNTTGGTVGVGRSTTNAVVAASVCVIIADFFLSKILQTFFSSTMF
- a CDS encoding periplasmic heavy metal sensor, translating into MISSFVKHIGLTAAASVIVFTFAAAANAQDAPPQKAPAPPMSKGNPERGSFLMHLGLTAEQWADVKALYAKQKPVLQAAQHRLREATKSLDEAIYADTLNEPDVQQKLKETQEAQAEVARIRNISEVSIRKILTPEQLIRFRDLRKQFEGMRRPAARPRMPKNRMAPGRPGGTDSREAPPMQHPRTN